In Lates calcarifer isolate ASB-BC8 linkage group LG15, TLL_Latcal_v3, whole genome shotgun sequence, one genomic interval encodes:
- the LOC108889630 gene encoding C-reactive protein produces MEKLLLLIAVIATCSAEPEDLSGKVFVFPKESNRDHVKLLTSRTSFNSVTVCLRFLTDLKRNYGLFSLSTPSHNNDFVLFKINSEDVIRMHARDGGTDFLSLSFPTNTWHSMCATWQSENGLAQLWVDGKPTIKRFIKDGQPITGAPSTILGQEQDAYGGGFDANQCFIGMITKLHMWDRVLSASELKNYMNDKHFTPGNVFDWTSLDYEITGQVLVEEDPELM; encoded by the exons ATGGAGAAACTCTTACTTTTGATTGCAGTGATTGCAACATGTTCTGCAGAACCTGAAG ATCTGTCAGGCAAAGTGTTTGTCTTCCCCAAGGAGAGCAACAGAGATCATGTGAAACTCCTGACATCAAGAACCAGTTTCAACTCTGTGACCGTCTGTCTCAG ATTCCTCACAGATCTCAAAAGGAACTACGGGCTCTTCTCTTTGTCTACACCCTCGCACAACAAtgactttgtgctttttaaGATTAATTCAGAAGATGTCATCAGGATGCATGCCCGGGACGGGGGCACAGACTTCCTGTCGCTGTCATTTCCCACCAACACCTGGCACTCAATGTGTGCTACCTGGCAATCTGAGAATGGGTTGGCTCAGCTGTGGGTGGATGGCAAACCAACCATCAAGAGATTTATCAAAGATGGGCAGCCCATCACCGGAGCACCCAGCACCATCCTGGGCCAAGAGCAGGACGCCTATGGTGGGGGTTTCGATGCAAATCAGTGTTTCATTGGTATGATTACTAAACTCCACATGTGGGACCGtgtcctctctgcctctgagcTTAAGAACTATATGAATGACAAACACTTCACCCCGGGCAACGTGTTTGACTGGACCTCCCTGGATTATGAAATCACAGGGCAGGTTCTGGTTGAGGAGGACCCAGAACTTATGTAA
- the LOC108889629 gene encoding phosphatidylinositol 4-phosphate 5-kinase type-1 alpha isoform X2 gives MATAGTADSGSTAPTGTSSIRKMAPSEMPGSSGTTQSMKKTIGHRGVETTTGETTYKKTTSSALKGAIQLGIAHTVGSLSQKAERDVLMQDFVVVESIFFPSEGSNLTPAHHYSDFRFKTYAPIAFRYFRELFGIRPDDYLYSLCNEPLIELSNPGASGSLFYVSSDDEFIIKTVQHKEAEFLQKLLPGYFMNINQNKRTLLPKFYGLYCVQAGGKNIRIVVMNNLLPRIIPMHLKYDLKGSTYKRRASPKEREKAVPIYKDLDFIQDLPDGLLLEADNYNALCKTIQRDCLLLQSFKIMDYSLLMGIHNMDQASRERERAGGNSADSGGSEGAVTPDQRRPQAQKSLYCTAMESIQGEARGKGALDSEDHMGGIPGRNAKGERLLIYIGIIDILQSYRFIKKLEHSWKALVHDGDTVSVHRPGFYAERFQQFMCSTVFKKIPLKPSPSKKSRGGGPGGLRRAPTLGAPTPLSHATGQSAVDSRLVYHSHFKSTESEADSGVQSGRPDLVPRTPPLVDNPADCEGNLSTSSLGSTGVTSTSPPLRSVGVEVHKSANTDHDQGASHSLGAEGAEDNSGNLSGNEDVVSLSDIVPETNICF, from the exons ATGGCGACTGCTGGAACAGCAGACTCGGGATCAACAGCCCCGACAG GGACCAGCAGCATCCGAAAAATGGCCCCCTCAGAG ATGCCTGGCTCCTCAGGCACAACTCAGAGTATGAAGAAGACCATTGGACACCGGGGCGTTGAGACCACCACAGGAGAGACCACCTATAAAAAG ACTACGTCATCTGCCCTAAAAGGTGCAATCCAATTGGGCATTGCTCACACAGTTGGCAGCTTAAGCCAAAAGGCAGAGAGGGATGTTCTCATGCAGGACTTCGTGGTGGTTGAAAGTATCTTCTTCCCCAG tgaaggCAGTAACCTGACACCCGCCCATCACTACAGTGACTTTCGCTTTAAGACCTACGCTCCTATTGCCTTTCGTTACTTCAGAGAACTGTTTGGAATTCGGCCAGATGACTATCTG TATTCTCTGTGTAATGAGCCACTGATCGAGCTGTCTAATCCCGGAGCCAGCGGATCCCTCTTCTACGTCTCTAGCGATGACGAGTTCATCATCAAGACTGTTCAGCACAAAGAGGCTGAGTTCCTCCAGAAACTACTGCCTGGATACTTCATG AATATAAACCAAAACAAGCGCACCCTGCTGCCCAAGTTCTACGGATTGTATTGTGTTCAGGCAGGGGGCAAGAATATCCGCATTGTAGTGATGAACAATCTTCTGCCTCGGATCATCCCCATGCACCTCAAATATGACCTGAAGGGCTCCACCTATAAGAGACGAGCCTCCCctaaggagagagaaaaggctgtTCCCATTTACAAAGACCTGGACTTTATCCAGGACTTGCCTGACGGCCTGCTGCTGGAAGCGGACAACTACAATGCTCTGTGCAAGACTATACAGAGGGACTGCTtg CTCTTACAGAGTTTCAAGATCATGGATTACAGTCTGCTGATGGGCATCCACAACATGGACCAGGCCAGCCGAGAGCGTGAGCGTGCTGGGGGTAATTCAGCTGACAGTGGTGGGTCAGAGGGAGCAGTGACTCCAGATCAGCGCCGGCCACAAGCCCAGAAAAGTCTGTACTGCACAGCCATGGAGTCCATCCAGGGGGAGGCTCGAGGGAAGGGAGCTTTAGATTCAGAAGACCA CATGGGTGGTATCCCAGGTCGTAATGCTAAAGGAGAAAGGTTGCTGATCTACATCGGCATCATCGACATTCTTCAATCCTACAG GTTTATTAAGAAGTTGGAGCACTCCTGGAAAGCCTTGGTCCATGATGGG GACACTGTTTCGGTTCACAGACCAGGCTTCTATGCAGAGCGTTTCCAGCAATTCATGTGCAGCACCGTGTTTAAGAAAATTCCAT TAAAACCATCACCATCTAAGAAGAGTCGTGGTGGAGGTCCGGGAGGGCTTAGGAGGGCCCCCACCCTGGGAGCTCCCACCCCGCTCTCCCACGCGACAGGACAGTCAGCTGTCGACTCTAGACTGGTGTACCACAGCCACTTCAAAAGCACAGAGTCAGAGGCAGACAGTG GCGTGCAGTCGGGCAGACCTGATCTTGTTCCGAGGACTCCCCCGCTGGTAGACAACCCTGCCGACTGTGAAGGCAACCTGTCCACCTCATCACTAGGCAGCACAGGAGTtacctccacctctcctcccctgcg TTCTGTAGGTGTGGAAGTGCACAAATCAGCAAACACAGACCATGACCAGGGTGCTTCCCACAG TTTGGGAGCGGAAGGGGCTGAAGATAATTCCGGCAACCTGTCTGGAAATGAAGACGTAGTTTCACTATCAGACATTGTCCCCGAGACCAACATCTGTTTT taa
- the LOC108889629 gene encoding phosphatidylinositol 4-phosphate 5-kinase type-1 alpha isoform X1: MATAGTADSGSTAPTDIRTQFWRRALQRGTSSIRKMAPSEMPGSSGTTQSMKKTIGHRGVETTTGETTYKKTTSSALKGAIQLGIAHTVGSLSQKAERDVLMQDFVVVESIFFPSEGSNLTPAHHYSDFRFKTYAPIAFRYFRELFGIRPDDYLYSLCNEPLIELSNPGASGSLFYVSSDDEFIIKTVQHKEAEFLQKLLPGYFMNINQNKRTLLPKFYGLYCVQAGGKNIRIVVMNNLLPRIIPMHLKYDLKGSTYKRRASPKEREKAVPIYKDLDFIQDLPDGLLLEADNYNALCKTIQRDCLLLQSFKIMDYSLLMGIHNMDQASRERERAGGNSADSGGSEGAVTPDQRRPQAQKSLYCTAMESIQGEARGKGALDSEDHMGGIPGRNAKGERLLIYIGIIDILQSYRFIKKLEHSWKALVHDGDTVSVHRPGFYAERFQQFMCSTVFKKIPLKPSPSKKSRGGGPGGLRRAPTLGAPTPLSHATGQSAVDSRLVYHSHFKSTESEADSGVQSGRPDLVPRTPPLVDNPADCEGNLSTSSLGSTGVTSTSPPLRSVGVEVHKSANTDHDQGASHSLGAEGAEDNSGNLSGNEDVVSLSDIVPETNICF, translated from the exons ATGGCGACTGCTGGAACAGCAGACTCGGGATCAACAGCCCCGACAG ATATTAGGACTCAGTTCTGGAGGAGAGCATTACAGCGAG GGACCAGCAGCATCCGAAAAATGGCCCCCTCAGAG ATGCCTGGCTCCTCAGGCACAACTCAGAGTATGAAGAAGACCATTGGACACCGGGGCGTTGAGACCACCACAGGAGAGACCACCTATAAAAAG ACTACGTCATCTGCCCTAAAAGGTGCAATCCAATTGGGCATTGCTCACACAGTTGGCAGCTTAAGCCAAAAGGCAGAGAGGGATGTTCTCATGCAGGACTTCGTGGTGGTTGAAAGTATCTTCTTCCCCAG tgaaggCAGTAACCTGACACCCGCCCATCACTACAGTGACTTTCGCTTTAAGACCTACGCTCCTATTGCCTTTCGTTACTTCAGAGAACTGTTTGGAATTCGGCCAGATGACTATCTG TATTCTCTGTGTAATGAGCCACTGATCGAGCTGTCTAATCCCGGAGCCAGCGGATCCCTCTTCTACGTCTCTAGCGATGACGAGTTCATCATCAAGACTGTTCAGCACAAAGAGGCTGAGTTCCTCCAGAAACTACTGCCTGGATACTTCATG AATATAAACCAAAACAAGCGCACCCTGCTGCCCAAGTTCTACGGATTGTATTGTGTTCAGGCAGGGGGCAAGAATATCCGCATTGTAGTGATGAACAATCTTCTGCCTCGGATCATCCCCATGCACCTCAAATATGACCTGAAGGGCTCCACCTATAAGAGACGAGCCTCCCctaaggagagagaaaaggctgtTCCCATTTACAAAGACCTGGACTTTATCCAGGACTTGCCTGACGGCCTGCTGCTGGAAGCGGACAACTACAATGCTCTGTGCAAGACTATACAGAGGGACTGCTtg CTCTTACAGAGTTTCAAGATCATGGATTACAGTCTGCTGATGGGCATCCACAACATGGACCAGGCCAGCCGAGAGCGTGAGCGTGCTGGGGGTAATTCAGCTGACAGTGGTGGGTCAGAGGGAGCAGTGACTCCAGATCAGCGCCGGCCACAAGCCCAGAAAAGTCTGTACTGCACAGCCATGGAGTCCATCCAGGGGGAGGCTCGAGGGAAGGGAGCTTTAGATTCAGAAGACCA CATGGGTGGTATCCCAGGTCGTAATGCTAAAGGAGAAAGGTTGCTGATCTACATCGGCATCATCGACATTCTTCAATCCTACAG GTTTATTAAGAAGTTGGAGCACTCCTGGAAAGCCTTGGTCCATGATGGG GACACTGTTTCGGTTCACAGACCAGGCTTCTATGCAGAGCGTTTCCAGCAATTCATGTGCAGCACCGTGTTTAAGAAAATTCCAT TAAAACCATCACCATCTAAGAAGAGTCGTGGTGGAGGTCCGGGAGGGCTTAGGAGGGCCCCCACCCTGGGAGCTCCCACCCCGCTCTCCCACGCGACAGGACAGTCAGCTGTCGACTCTAGACTGGTGTACCACAGCCACTTCAAAAGCACAGAGTCAGAGGCAGACAGTG GCGTGCAGTCGGGCAGACCTGATCTTGTTCCGAGGACTCCCCCGCTGGTAGACAACCCTGCCGACTGTGAAGGCAACCTGTCCACCTCATCACTAGGCAGCACAGGAGTtacctccacctctcctcccctgcg TTCTGTAGGTGTGGAAGTGCACAAATCAGCAAACACAGACCATGACCAGGGTGCTTCCCACAG TTTGGGAGCGGAAGGGGCTGAAGATAATTCCGGCAACCTGTCTGGAAATGAAGACGTAGTTTCACTATCAGACATTGTCCCCGAGACCAACATCTGTTTT taa